A genomic segment from Gossypium hirsutum isolate 1008001.06 chromosome D04, Gossypium_hirsutum_v2.1, whole genome shotgun sequence encodes:
- the LOC107933510 gene encoding LOW QUALITY PROTEIN: polyadenylate-binding protein-interacting protein 12 (The sequence of the model RefSeq protein was modified relative to this genomic sequence to represent the inferred CDS: inserted 1 base in 1 codon), producing the protein MAVAESAGAKIGSSGQNLENTVVSSDSNLVNDPDKSKTKTDSMNGAKTTKEDMFEQENPVAITKSNGDSNIPMQNGFNEKNQQQTVTKNGGLNGFSNVENGSNDEIFKNEMRDLVEILSKLNPMAEEFVPPSLANHHHHEKHDQNQNRDNRFPENGFGYTDXFVVQANSGNADGHTNRRKRNNYSQGKRRLNNRTSIAQREDAIRKTVYVSDIDLQVTEELLAGLFLSCGPVVDCRICGDTNSVLRFAFVEFYKEEDARAALNLSGTMLGYYPVRVLPSRTAIAPVNPTFLPRSEDEREMCTRTIYCTNIDKKITQADIKLFFESVCGEVKRLRLLGDYHHSTRIAFVEFKMAESAIAALNCSGAILGSLPIRVSPSKTPVRPRTLHPAMQ; encoded by the exons ATGGCGGTTGCTGAGAGTGCGGGGGCGAAAATCGGGTCATCGGGTCAAAATTTGGAAAATACTGTGGTATCGTCTGACTCCAATTTGGTAAACGATCCAGATAAATCAAAGACCAAGACTGATTCCATGAATGGTGCTAAGACTACTAAAGAAGACATGTTTGAACAAGAAAATCCTGTAGCAATCACTAAGAGCAATGGCGATAGCAACATACCGATGCAGAATGGGTTTAATGAAAAGAACCAGCAGCAGACGGTGACAAAGAATGGAGGGCTTAATGGGTTTAGCAATGTAGAAAATGGGAGTAATGATGAGATTTTCAAGAACGAGATGAGAGATTTGGTTGAGATTTTATCTAAGCTAAACCCCATGGCTGAGGAATTTGTACCGCCTTCCCTTgccaatcatcatcatcatgaaAAGCATGATCAAAACCAAAATCGAGATAATCGCTTTCCGGAAAATGGGTTTGGATATACTG AATTTGTAGTGCAGGCTAATTCTGGCAACGCTGATGGACATACTAATAGAAGG AAAAGGAATAACTATAGCCAAGGGAAGAGAAGGTTGAACAATAGAACGAGCATTGCACAGCGAGAGGATGCTATTAGGAAGACCGTTTATGTATCTGATATCGATCTGCAG GTTACCGAAGAGCTTCTTGCGGGTCTCTTTCTGAGTTGTGGACCA GTTGTTGATTGTCGTATATGCGGTGATACTAATTCTGTTCTCCGCTTTGCTTTTGTCGAGTTTTATAAAGAAG AGGATGCGAGAGCTGCTTTGAATTTGTCTGGAACCATGCTTGGTTATTATCCTGTAAGAGTGCTGCCTTCAAGGACTGCAATTGCACCAGTTAACCCAACTTTTCTACCGAGG TCTGAGGATGAGCGAGAAATGTGCACAAGGACCATTTACTGTACAAACATAGACAAGAAG ATTACTCAAGCTGACATCAAGCTCTTCTTTGAATCAGTTTGTGGAGAG GTTAAACGCTTGAGGCTATTGGGAGACTATCATCACTCAACTCGTATTGCCTTTGTTGAGTTCAAAATG GCTGAAAGTGCTATTGCAGCTCTCAACTGCAGTGGTGCAATTTTGGGATCACTGCCCATAAG GGTAAGCCCATCAAAGACACCTGTTCGGCCCCGTACTCTTCACCCTGCAATGCAGTGA
- the LOC107933502 gene encoding structure-specific endonuclease subunit SLX1 isoform X2: MRRGKIAPDGNEARKRSEKGDSKSLNAYFKQRKSRTEDFKCRDLEGENQKQIRESGNENKGKPGKGFFACYLLTSLSPRHKGHTYIGFTVNPLRRIRQHNGEIGSGAWRTKSRRPWEMVVCIYGFPTNVSALQFEWAWQHPRESEAVRQAAATFKSFSGVTNKIKLAYTMLTLPAWQSLNITINYFSTKYTNHSASCPSLPEQMKVKVSPMDELPCYTEPNEIEYKDDCDNLDEYDEVSDTCETVPETYPNEVVIVSADNLHSIIHEACHEQSEHIEEHGTRKPGESSNLGVDMSIAGKESLRGMRFKYAVEADEDPQPSVKR, translated from the exons ATGAGAAGGGGGAAAATTGCCCCAGATGGCAATGAAGCGAGAAAGAGGAGCGAGAAAGGAGACTCCAAATCCCTCAATGCCTATTTCAAGCAGAGGAAGTCACGAACAGAAGACTTCAAATGCCGGGATCTTGAAGGAGAAAATCAGAAACAAATAAGAGAATCGGGAAATGAAAATAAGGGCAAGCCGGGAAAAGGGTTCTTCGCTTGCTATCTGCTAACCTCTCTCAGCCCTCGTCATAAAGGCCACACCTATATCGG ATTTACTGTGAACCCACTGCGTCGAATAAGACAGCACAATGGGGAAATAGGGAGTGGTGCTTGGAGGACAAAGAGCCGACGCCCGTGGGAAATGGTTGTGTGCATATATGGTTTTCCAACCAATGTATCTGCTCTTCAG TTTGAGTGGGCCTGGCAGCATCCTCGAGAATCAGAGGCCGTGAGGCAAGCAGCTGCAACTTTTAAATCCTTCTCTGGTGTCACCAATAAGATAAAACTTGCATATACGATGCTCACCCTCCCTGCCTGGCAGAG CTTGAACATCACGATAAACTACTTCTCAACCAAATACACAAATCATTCTGCTAGTTGCCCAAGCTTGCCGGAGCAGATGAAAGTTAAAGTTTCACCAATGGATGAGCTCCCCTGCTATACTGAACCAAATGAGATTGAATACAAAGATGATTGTGATAACTTGGATGAATATGACGAAGTCAGTGATACATGTGAAACTGTTCCAGAAACATATCCAAATGAAGTGGTTATTGTTTCAGCAGATAATTTGCATAGCATCATTCATGAGGCTTGTCATGAACAATCTGAACACATTGAAGAACATGGGACAAGAAAACCAGGGGAGTCATCCAATCTTGGAGTCG ATATGAGCATTGCTGGGAAGGAGTCTTTGAGGGGCATGCGGTTTAAATATGCTGTGGAAGCTGATGAAGATCCACAACCATCGGTAAAGAGGTAA
- the LOC107933502 gene encoding structure-specific endonuclease subunit SLX1 isoform X1: protein MRRGKIAPDGNEARKRSEKGDSKSLNAYFKQRKSRTEDFKCRDLEGENQKQIRESGNENKGKPGKGFFACYLLTSLSPRHKGHTYIGFTVNPLRRIRQHNGEIGSGAWRTKSRRPWEMVVCIYGFPTNVSALQFEWAWQHPRESEAVRQAAATFKSFSGVTNKIKLAYTMLTLPAWQSLNITINYFSTKYTNHSASCPSLPEQMKVKVSPMDELPCYTEPNEIEYKDDCDNLDEYDEVSDTCETVPETYPNEVVIVSADNLHSIIHEACHEQSEHIEEHGTRKPGESSNLGVGNVESLVFIDPPTSKATSIATGLTVVNAAECADMSIAGKESLRGMRFKYAVEADEDPQPSVKR, encoded by the exons ATGAGAAGGGGGAAAATTGCCCCAGATGGCAATGAAGCGAGAAAGAGGAGCGAGAAAGGAGACTCCAAATCCCTCAATGCCTATTTCAAGCAGAGGAAGTCACGAACAGAAGACTTCAAATGCCGGGATCTTGAAGGAGAAAATCAGAAACAAATAAGAGAATCGGGAAATGAAAATAAGGGCAAGCCGGGAAAAGGGTTCTTCGCTTGCTATCTGCTAACCTCTCTCAGCCCTCGTCATAAAGGCCACACCTATATCGG ATTTACTGTGAACCCACTGCGTCGAATAAGACAGCACAATGGGGAAATAGGGAGTGGTGCTTGGAGGACAAAGAGCCGACGCCCGTGGGAAATGGTTGTGTGCATATATGGTTTTCCAACCAATGTATCTGCTCTTCAG TTTGAGTGGGCCTGGCAGCATCCTCGAGAATCAGAGGCCGTGAGGCAAGCAGCTGCAACTTTTAAATCCTTCTCTGGTGTCACCAATAAGATAAAACTTGCATATACGATGCTCACCCTCCCTGCCTGGCAGAG CTTGAACATCACGATAAACTACTTCTCAACCAAATACACAAATCATTCTGCTAGTTGCCCAAGCTTGCCGGAGCAGATGAAAGTTAAAGTTTCACCAATGGATGAGCTCCCCTGCTATACTGAACCAAATGAGATTGAATACAAAGATGATTGTGATAACTTGGATGAATATGACGAAGTCAGTGATACATGTGAAACTGTTCCAGAAACATATCCAAATGAAGTGGTTATTGTTTCAGCAGATAATTTGCATAGCATCATTCATGAGGCTTGTCATGAACAATCTGAACACATTGAAGAACATGGGACAAGAAAACCAGGGGAGTCATCCAATCTTGGAGTCGGTAATGTAGAGTCACTAGTTTTCATTGATCCCCCTACTAGCAAGGCAACCTCAATTGCTACTGGCCTCACTGTGGTAAATGCTGCTGAATGTGCAGATATGAGCATTGCTGGGAAGGAGTCTTTGAGGGGCATGCGGTTTAAATATGCTGTGGAAGCTGATGAAGATCCACAACCATCGGTAAAGAGGTAA
- the LOC107904229 gene encoding heavy metal-associated isoprenylated plant protein 9 codes for MGEETKQEQPPVEAQPEEKKDEKAEEKATEEKKGEPPAPTPPPPPFILLVDLHCVGCAKKIEKSIMKIRGVEGVEIDMAQNQVTIKGIIEPQTICAKIMKKTKRRAKVLSPLPPAEGEPIPEVVTSQVSGLATVELNVDMHCQACADQLKKKILKMRGVQTAVTEHSTGKVTVTGTMDANKLVDYVYRRTKKQARIVPQPEPEPQPEPEKQEEKKEGEEKPTEEAKPEENAEKKEEKSPEEGENKEEGKKEGSAEAEENSGNHGNEEETMKRMIYYYQPLYVIEQMPPAPQLFSDENPNACCIS; via the exons ATGGGTGAGGAAACTAAGCAG GAACAACCGCCGGTAGAGGCTCAACCAGAGGAGAAAAAGGATGAGAAGGCAGAAGAGAAGGCAACAGAAGAAAAGAAAGGGGAACCACCGGCACCCACCCCTCCGCCTCCTCCTTTTATCTTGTTAGTGGACTTGCATTGTGTGGGATGTGCAAAGAAGATTGAGAAATCCATCATGAAGATTAGAG GTGTGGAAGGAGTGGAGATCGACATGGCTCAAAACCAAGTGACAATAAAGGGAATAATTGAGCCTCAAACAATATGTGCTAAGATCATGAAGAAAACCAAGAGAAGAGCTAAAGTACTGTCTCCTTTGCCACCAGCTGAGGGTGAACCTATACCAGAAGTTGTCACTTCACAG GTTAGTGGATTAGCAACCGTGGAGCTTAATGTAGACATGCATTGCCAAGCCTGTGCTGACCAGCTCAAGAAAAAGATACTAAAAATGAGAG GCGTACAGACTGCCGTAACAGAGCATAGCACAGGAAAAGTTACAGTGACGGGCACCATGGATGCAAACAAGCTAGTGGATTATGTATATAGACGCACGAAAAAACAGGCAAGGATCGTGCCTCAACCAGAGCCTGAGCCTCAACCTGAGCCAGAgaaacaagaagaaaagaaagagggcGAAGAGAAGCCGACCGAAGAAGCCAAACCTGAAGAAAACgcagagaaaaaagaagaaaagtccCCTGAAGAAGGTGAAAACAAAGAAGAAGGGAAGAAAGAAGGATCTGCAGAAGCAGAGGAAAATAGTGGCAATCATGGTAACGAGGAGGAAACCATGAAGAGAATGATTTACTATTACCAGCCCCTTTACGTTATCGAGCAAATGCCGCCTGCTCCTCAGCTTTTTAGCGATGAAAATCCCAACGCTTGTTGCATTTCGTGA
- the LOC107933502 gene encoding structure-specific endonuclease subunit SLX1 isoform X3, translating to MRRGKIAPDGNEARKRSEKGDSKSLNAYFKQRKSRTEDFKCRDLEGENQKQIRESGNENKGKPGKGFFACYLLTSLSPRHKGHTYIGFTVNPLRRIRQHNGEIGSGAWRTKSRRPWEMVVCIYGFPTNVSALQFEWAWQHPRESEAVRQAAATFKSFSGVTNKIKLAYTMLTLPAWQSLNITINYFSTKYTNHSASCPSLPEQMKVKVSPMDELPCYTEPNEIEYKDDCDNLDEYDEVSDTCETVPETYPNEVVIVSADNLHSIIHEACHEQSEHIEEHGTRKPGESSNLGVGNI from the exons ATGAGAAGGGGGAAAATTGCCCCAGATGGCAATGAAGCGAGAAAGAGGAGCGAGAAAGGAGACTCCAAATCCCTCAATGCCTATTTCAAGCAGAGGAAGTCACGAACAGAAGACTTCAAATGCCGGGATCTTGAAGGAGAAAATCAGAAACAAATAAGAGAATCGGGAAATGAAAATAAGGGCAAGCCGGGAAAAGGGTTCTTCGCTTGCTATCTGCTAACCTCTCTCAGCCCTCGTCATAAAGGCCACACCTATATCGG ATTTACTGTGAACCCACTGCGTCGAATAAGACAGCACAATGGGGAAATAGGGAGTGGTGCTTGGAGGACAAAGAGCCGACGCCCGTGGGAAATGGTTGTGTGCATATATGGTTTTCCAACCAATGTATCTGCTCTTCAG TTTGAGTGGGCCTGGCAGCATCCTCGAGAATCAGAGGCCGTGAGGCAAGCAGCTGCAACTTTTAAATCCTTCTCTGGTGTCACCAATAAGATAAAACTTGCATATACGATGCTCACCCTCCCTGCCTGGCAGAG CTTGAACATCACGATAAACTACTTCTCAACCAAATACACAAATCATTCTGCTAGTTGCCCAAGCTTGCCGGAGCAGATGAAAGTTAAAGTTTCACCAATGGATGAGCTCCCCTGCTATACTGAACCAAATGAGATTGAATACAAAGATGATTGTGATAACTTGGATGAATATGACGAAGTCAGTGATACATGTGAAACTGTTCCAGAAACATATCCAAATGAAGTGGTTATTGTTTCAGCAGATAATTTGCATAGCATCATTCATGAGGCTTGTCATGAACAATCTGAACACATTGAAGAACATGGGACAAGAAAACCAGGGGAGTCATCCAATCTTGGAGTCGGTAAT ATATGA